The Procambarus clarkii isolate CNS0578487 chromosome 57, FALCON_Pclarkii_2.0, whole genome shotgun sequence genome has a segment encoding these proteins:
- the LOC123745082 gene encoding serine-aspartate repeat-containing protein I-like yields the protein MNGVEGKEDEESKEQKRKRGRDREKGSGGREEHDTEGCQSLLLSNKFAEFQLEGAAVNEDTSVTEGAAVNEDTGVTEGAAVNEDTGVTEGAAVNEDTGVTEGAAVKEDTGVTEGAAVKEDTGVTEGAAVKEDTGVTEGAAVKEDTGVTEGAAAKEDSVVIAVK from the exons ATGAACGGGGTGGAGGGCAAGGAGGACGAGGAGTCGAAGGAGCAGAAGAGAAAGAGGGGAAGGGATAGAGAAAAAGGAAGTGGAGGAAGAGAAGAACACGACACAGAAGGATGCCAGAGTTTACTCTTGTCAAATAAATTCGCTGAGTTTCAATTAG AAGGTGCAGCTGTTAATGAAGACACAAGTGTGACAGAAGGTGCAGCTGTTAATGAAGACACAGGTGTGACAGAAGGTGCAGCTGTTAATGAAGACACAGGTGTGACAGAAGGTGCAGCTGTTAATGAAGACACAGGTGTGACAGAAGGTGCAGCTGTTAAAGAAGACACAGGTGTGACAGAAGGTGCAGCTGTTAAAGAAGACACAGGTGTGACAGAAGGTGCAGCTGTTAAAGAAGACACAGGTGTGACAGAAGGTGCAGCTGTTAAAGAAGACACAGGTGTGACAGAAGGTGCAGCTGCTAAAGAAGACTCAGTTGTAATAGCTGTTAAGTAA